From Slackia heliotrinireducens DSM 20476:
ACGCTATGACCGCACCTGCCAGGATAAGCACCCGTCTTGGGTTCAACCCAGTTCGGTTGTCCATGCCAGTCTCCTAACTTTCTATCGCATCCAATAGATGAAAAAAGCGGTCGACTGCTTCTATTAGGAAATACTATACGGATTGCCATTTGTGATAAATGGTCGATGATCCCAGTTCAGTCGCTTATTCCAGTGTTTGCGGCAAAGCAGGAGCATATGATTCCGATTGACAGGAATCGCTGATTAAGAAATCAAATACTTATTTGTTTCCCTTATGGGACGCTTTTTAAAAATGTGGGACATTTCCCTACTTGAGCAGGCCGCCTTTAACCAGGATGGTGCAGGCGATTTCCACCAACCGCTCAAGAGGAACGACTTTGCCGTCCTTAACCCATTTGCGGTATGTCTGCCATTGGACTGCGGTTACGCCCACCATGTACAGGTGCCATTCTTCTGCAGTCCACCCCTCCGGCGGCACGGAGTTCGCATAGCGTTCCGACTCCATGCCTTTTGCGATCTTCGCGAATATGCGCCCGTGCTTCTCGTTGCAGAGGATGGCGTCGTACATGGGGCCCTGCGCTGCGGAGAACCTGAGGAAATCCCCGGTCACCTGCTCGAGGTCTTCGGGATACCTCATGCCGGATGTAAGCTCGATGTACTCCCGGGCGTAGCGATCCTCGTATTCGTCGAGAAGATCGTTCAGGGTGGGATAGTACCGGTAGAACGTCTTTTTATTGATGCGGGCCCTTGCGCATAACGCGGTGACGGTAATCGACTCGAAAGGCATTTCCACCATCAGCTCTTCGAACGTCGAGTGGATATTGTCAAGCGTCTTCTGCACGCGTAAATCGCCGGCGTTCCTGTCAAACATGCGGAGTGACCTCCTATCGAAGCCGATGCTGGCAGCTAGAGAATTCTGGCGCGTGTATCATGGGAGATAATATACCTGGAACCAGCCCGCCGTTGCAGCCGCCTGGTTCTGGAAAATAGATATACACTATTACCCCAGTTGAAACGGCATATACAAGTTAACAGGTCGGAAACAGACGACGCATACGTCCGAAGGACGGCGTGTTGCGCGCGCGGCATTGGGGCGTTGGTCGGAAGTTTCTTCAATTGAAAGAGGCCGGCATGCAGCCGGCCTCCAGACAGGTGCGATTCGAACCTAGATGAGCTCGTAGCCGGGATAGAGCGGGTGCTTCTCGAGCAAGGCCTTGGTCTGCTCGGCAACCGAAGCCAGCACGGCGGCGTCACCCTTGGCGAACAGGGTTTTCGCGATAAGGTTGCCTACCAGGTGGAAATCCTCGGCCGTGAAGCCGCGGGTGGTGGCCGCTGCGGTGCCGACGCGGATGCCGCTGGTCACGAACGGCGAGCGGGGCTCGTTGGGAATCGAGTTCTTGTTCACGGTCATGCCCACGGATTCGAGCAGATGCTCGGCATCCTTGCCCGTGACGTCGGCGGGCGTCAGGTCCACCAGGCACAGATGGTTGTCGGTACCGCCGGAAACAAGGCGCAACCCGCCTTCGGTCAGGCCGTCCGCCAATGCGGCGCAGTTCTTCACCACGTTGTCGATGTACACGGCGAACTCGGGCTGCAAAGCCTCCTTGAAGGCGACGGCCTT
This genomic window contains:
- a CDS encoding TetR/AcrR family transcriptional regulator — translated: MFDRNAGDLRVQKTLDNIHSTFEELMVEMPFESITVTALCARARINKKTFYRYYPTLNDLLDEYEDRYAREYIELTSGMRYPEDLEQVTGDFLRFSAAQGPMYDAILCNEKHGRIFAKIAKGMESERYANSVPPEGWTAEEWHLYMVGVTAVQWQTYRKWVKDGKVVPLERLVEIACTILVKGGLLK